One window from the genome of Natrialba magadii ATCC 43099 encodes:
- a CDS encoding DUF7501 family protein codes for MAVTTADWTDPIACPFCGDELASPGAGFVDHIHESATCEAEFEFWRENISDDVAGEWAG; via the coding sequence ATGGCAGTGACCACGGCCGATTGGACCGATCCCATTGCGTGTCCGTTCTGCGGCGACGAACTCGCCTCTCCTGGCGCTGGGTTCGTCGACCACATCCACGAGAGCGCGACCTGCGAAGCGGAGTTCGAGTTCTGGCGCGAGAATATCAGCGACGACGTGGCAGGTGAGTGGGCAGGCTAA
- a CDS encoding S66 family peptidase, with protein MDSETEQNGWPDTFVTPPPLERGDRIAVMAPASNRRTDFGEVYDLGLERLREVFDLEPVEYPTATRDAEYLLENPEERARDVMDAFEDPDIAGIITVIGGNDQIRVLKHLDPDVLRENPTRFYGYSDNTNLALYLWNLGIASYYGPCVMTELAMDGHLFEHTIEYTDRAFFADSLGELRPAAEFTDETGDWATPEQLEEPRGTEPNPGWQWAGGDDPVSGRLWGGCLEILDQQFIVDQYLPDEAALDGTVLVLETSEELPDADWVAGVLRALGERGVLERFAGALVGRPPARTHLEDRPADEREAYRSQQRQVIEDVFARYNPDAPVVTNVDFGHTWPTTPIPIGGWVEIDPQEETIRFE; from the coding sequence ATGGACTCGGAGACGGAACAGAACGGGTGGCCAGATACGTTCGTCACACCGCCACCACTCGAGCGCGGCGATCGGATCGCAGTTATGGCACCGGCGTCGAATCGGCGCACCGACTTCGGTGAGGTCTACGACCTTGGACTCGAGCGCCTGCGTGAGGTGTTCGACCTCGAACCAGTCGAGTATCCGACGGCGACGCGCGACGCCGAGTATCTACTCGAGAACCCCGAAGAGCGGGCTCGGGACGTGATGGACGCGTTCGAAGATCCGGATATTGCGGGGATTATCACGGTCATCGGCGGCAACGATCAGATCCGGGTGCTGAAACACCTCGATCCGGACGTCCTCCGGGAGAACCCGACCCGGTTCTACGGCTACAGCGACAACACGAATCTCGCACTCTACCTGTGGAACCTCGGCATCGCCTCCTACTACGGCCCGTGTGTGATGACCGAACTCGCGATGGACGGGCACCTGTTCGAGCACACGATCGAGTACACCGACCGAGCGTTCTTTGCGGACTCACTTGGAGAGCTGCGTCCTGCCGCGGAATTCACGGACGAAACCGGGGATTGGGCGACGCCGGAGCAACTCGAGGAGCCCCGCGGAACCGAACCGAACCCCGGCTGGCAGTGGGCCGGCGGCGACGACCCCGTTTCGGGACGCCTCTGGGGTGGCTGTCTCGAAATCCTCGACCAGCAGTTCATCGTCGACCAGTACCTCCCGGACGAGGCCGCCCTCGATGGCACCGTGCTCGTACTCGAGACGTCCGAGGAACTGCCGGACGCCGACTGGGTTGCGGGTGTCCTTCGGGCGCTCGGTGAGCGCGGGGTACTCGAGCGCTTCGCCGGCGCGCTCGTCGGGCGGCCGCCAGCACGGACGCATCTCGAGGATCGGCCGGCCGACGAACGCGAGGCCTATCGCAGCCAACAGCGACAGGTGATCGAGGACGTGTTCGCGCGGTACAACCCGGATGCACCGGTCGTTACCAACGTCGACTTTGGCCATACGTGGCCGACGACACCGATTCCAATCGGTGGCTGGGTCGAGATCGATCCGCAGGAAGAGACGATTCGGTTCGAGTAG
- a CDS encoding TraB/GumN family protein: protein MSDAGDADVPEPPDPVTETAADPDPDGDADGSVHVLGTAHVSQASVDDVHETVDREEPDVVAVELDEGRYRQMQGGTPDDIEAKDLLSGNTVFQFLAYWMLSYVQSRLGDQFDIEPGADMRAAIEAAERNDSGVSLVDRDIQITIQRFWSRLSFSEKLKMVGGLALGITDPRTIGLTFGAVAGLLLGFVFAAFLAPFLGFGDLFLLGVSQTATLQYVGAVGLGAAAGAFIGLLFIPSIQAADRYGGDLLNGFSASVLVGIGVGIVGALALVATETFVGPASAATFENAGVYSIRGGVGMLAGLGVGVAIGALLGLILDSLGGDVEDIDEVDIEEMTDGDVVAAMMEEFRRFSPRGANALIDERDAYIAHNLHELRSHGYDVVAVVGAGHKAGIERYLENPSELPQMESLTGTASSRRFSPLKVFGYLIMLGFFGFFFLLIMAGVQNTFLLQLFAAWFLFNGIFAFTLARLAGARWTSAGVGGAVAWLTSINPLLAPGWFAGYVELRHRPVNVRDIQTLNEIAGDTERPISDALEDMFNVPLFRLIMIVALTNIGSLIATVLFPLIVLPWLAGPEFGGVDALMGELFQGAENSLELILEALS, encoded by the coding sequence ATGAGTGATGCAGGCGACGCCGACGTGCCGGAGCCCCCCGATCCCGTCACGGAGACGGCTGCAGACCCGGATCCTGACGGGGATGCAGACGGCTCTGTTCACGTTCTCGGGACGGCTCACGTCTCCCAGGCGAGCGTCGACGACGTCCACGAAACCGTCGATCGGGAAGAGCCCGACGTGGTTGCCGTCGAACTCGACGAAGGCCGATACCGCCAGATGCAGGGCGGAACGCCCGACGACATCGAAGCGAAGGACCTTCTCTCCGGTAACACCGTCTTTCAGTTTCTCGCCTACTGGATGCTCTCGTACGTCCAGTCGCGACTCGGCGACCAGTTCGATATCGAACCCGGTGCCGACATGCGCGCCGCGATCGAGGCCGCCGAACGAAACGACAGCGGCGTCTCGCTGGTCGACCGCGACATTCAGATAACGATTCAGCGCTTCTGGAGTCGCCTCTCGTTTTCGGAAAAGCTCAAGATGGTCGGCGGGCTTGCCCTCGGAATCACCGACCCCCGAACGATCGGCCTCACCTTCGGTGCCGTCGCCGGTCTCTTGCTTGGGTTCGTCTTTGCTGCATTTCTTGCCCCCTTCCTCGGGTTCGGTGACCTCTTCTTGCTCGGCGTCAGCCAGACCGCGACGCTCCAATACGTCGGCGCTGTCGGACTCGGAGCCGCCGCCGGCGCGTTCATCGGACTGCTGTTCATTCCATCCATTCAGGCCGCAGACCGCTACGGTGGCGACCTGCTAAACGGCTTTTCGGCTAGCGTCCTCGTCGGAATCGGCGTCGGGATCGTCGGCGCACTCGCACTCGTCGCGACCGAGACGTTCGTCGGACCCGCCTCTGCAGCGACGTTCGAAAACGCCGGCGTCTACTCGATTCGCGGCGGCGTTGGCATGCTGGCTGGACTTGGTGTCGGCGTCGCCATCGGTGCACTCCTCGGACTCATTCTCGACTCACTGGGCGGTGACGTCGAGGACATCGACGAGGTGGATATCGAGGAGATGACCGACGGCGACGTCGTCGCCGCGATGATGGAGGAATTCCGCCGTTTCAGCCCGCGCGGTGCAAACGCGCTGATCGACGAACGCGACGCCTATATCGCCCACAACCTCCACGAACTCCGCTCACACGGCTACGATGTCGTGGCCGTCGTCGGTGCCGGCCACAAAGCCGGCATCGAACGGTATCTCGAGAACCCCTCGGAGCTTCCTCAGATGGAGTCGCTGACGGGAACCGCCTCGAGCCGTCGCTTCTCGCCACTGAAGGTGTTCGGCTACCTGATCATGCTCGGCTTCTTCGGTTTCTTCTTCCTGCTGATCATGGCTGGCGTCCAGAACACCTTCCTGCTTCAGCTGTTCGCCGCCTGGTTCCTCTTTAACGGCATCTTCGCGTTTACGCTGGCGCGACTCGCCGGCGCACGCTGGACCAGCGCCGGCGTCGGCGGCGCGGTCGCCTGGCTGACGAGCATCAACCCGCTGCTCGCACCCGGCTGGTTCGCCGGCTACGTCGAACTCAGACACCGCCCGGTCAACGTCCGCGACATCCAGACGTTGAACGAAATCGCCGGCGACACCGAGCGCCCGATCAGCGACGCACTCGAGGACATGTTCAATGTGCCGCTGTTCCGACTCATCATGATCGTCGCGCTGACGAACATCGGGAGCCTGATCGCGACTGTGTTGTTCCCACTGATCGTCTTGCCGTGGCTTGCAGGCCCCGAGTTCGGTGGCGTCGACGCGTTGATGGGTGAGCTGTTCCAGGGTGCCGAAAACAGTCTCGAGCTGATCCTGGAGGCCCTCTCGTGA
- a CDS encoding zinc metalloprotease: protein MSVRTHHPEPSLSFSDKELFDLAIAWVTLSVAFALLFAPIHRFDLSVGYFALMVGLCFVTVGVAFLLHELAHKVVAIEYGQLAEFRADYQMLFLAIMSALIGFIFAAPGAVYHRGRITDRENAMIALAGPITNHLLALMFLPLMLFPGILGVIGQMGVWINLFLAAFNMIPFGPLDGKSVYDWHKGVFALVFVPSVLLAGYVVLFVGLF, encoded by the coding sequence GTGAGCGTCCGAACCCACCATCCCGAACCTTCCCTGTCCTTTAGCGACAAGGAGCTGTTCGACCTCGCGATTGCCTGGGTGACGCTGAGCGTCGCCTTCGCACTGTTATTCGCGCCGATTCACCGGTTCGATCTCTCGGTCGGCTACTTCGCGCTGATGGTCGGGCTGTGTTTCGTCACCGTCGGCGTTGCCTTCCTGTTGCACGAACTGGCGCACAAGGTGGTCGCGATCGAGTACGGCCAGCTCGCAGAGTTCCGCGCGGATTACCAGATGCTCTTCCTGGCGATTATGAGCGCCCTGATCGGCTTTATTTTCGCCGCGCCGGGAGCGGTCTACCACCGCGGTCGCATCACCGACCGGGAGAACGCGATGATCGCGCTGGCTGGACCGATCACCAATCACCTGCTCGCGCTCATGTTCCTCCCGCTGATGCTCTTTCCCGGGATTCTCGGCGTAATCGGCCAGATGGGCGTCTGGATCAACCTCTTCCTGGCCGCGTTCAACATGATCCCGTTCGGACCGCTCGACGGCAAGTCGGTCTACGACTGGCACAAGGGGGTCTTCGCGCTCGTCTTCGTGCCGAGCGTCCTGCTTGCGGGCTATGTCGTGTTGTTCGTCGGGCTGTTCTGA
- a CDS encoding rubrerythrin-like domain-containing protein, translating into MELAEPLEYVCVQCRRHEAVDDALVSTCRQCGDEMRNVDLVTD; encoded by the coding sequence ATGGAACTCGCCGAACCACTCGAGTACGTGTGCGTCCAGTGTCGTCGTCACGAGGCGGTCGACGACGCGCTTGTGAGTACCTGCCGGCAGTGCGGGGACGAGATGCGAAACGTCGACTTAGTGACCGACTGA
- a CDS encoding HAD-IIA family hydrolase → MTDYEAAILDVDGTIVRGGALIPGADQGIHALERAGCDRLLVSNNPTTGTDHYGDRLEPHGIDVDPTNILTSATLSASYLADTHPDEVVYLVGSDALESILTAAGVTVTTDPDDAEVVLGSFDTSFSFGTLWESLRALENGTPFYGTDPDVTIPVDGGSMPGSGSILAAMEAVAGREPDAILGKPSAIAAETALERLESDPRRTLVVGDRLDTDIALGNRAGMTTAAVLTGITDRSDVENATGDLAPDHVLESLGDVESLL, encoded by the coding sequence ATGACTGACTACGAGGCCGCGATTCTCGACGTCGACGGCACGATCGTCCGCGGTGGGGCCCTCATCCCCGGTGCAGACCAGGGCATTCACGCCCTCGAGCGCGCCGGCTGTGATCGACTGCTCGTCTCGAACAACCCCACGACCGGCACCGACCACTACGGCGACCGCCTCGAACCGCACGGCATCGACGTCGATCCGACCAACATTCTCACGTCCGCAACCCTCTCTGCCTCCTACCTCGCCGACACCCATCCCGACGAGGTGGTGTACCTCGTTGGCTCGGATGCACTCGAGTCCATCCTCACAGCGGCGGGGGTGACCGTAACGACGGACCCCGACGACGCCGAGGTCGTCCTCGGTTCGTTCGACACGTCGTTCTCCTTCGGAACGCTGTGGGAATCGCTGCGGGCACTCGAGAACGGGACGCCGTTCTACGGCACCGACCCCGATGTAACGATTCCCGTCGACGGCGGTTCGATGCCCGGTTCGGGCTCGATTCTGGCCGCGATGGAGGCCGTCGCGGGCCGTGAACCCGATGCGATTCTCGGCAAGCCCTCCGCGATCGCTGCGGAGACTGCACTCGAGCGACTCGAGAGCGATCCCAGGCGAACGCTCGTCGTCGGCGATCGGCTCGATACGGACATCGCGCTCGGGAATCGGGCTGGCATGACGACCGCCGCAGTGCTGACGGGGATTACGGACCGGTCCGATGTCGAGAACGCGACGGGTGACCTCGCGCCAGACCACGTACTCGAGTCGCTCGGAGATGTTGAGTCGTTGCTCTGA
- a CDS encoding SHOCT domain-containing protein, with amino-acid sequence MGSDDGGRDYSLTEIFAIKFVLADIIIIAALLFAGPLYALAITALLVLSVVLVWYLMERSKEKERKREQEAAERDTATATAADEAETDPVTTLQQRYAAGDLTEAEFERQLDQLIDANERAEKSDVETSELSLERS; translated from the coding sequence ATGGGCAGCGACGACGGGGGACGGGATTACAGCCTCACCGAGATCTTCGCGATCAAGTTCGTGCTGGCCGACATCATCATCATCGCCGCACTGCTGTTCGCCGGGCCGCTGTACGCGCTCGCCATCACGGCACTGCTCGTGCTTAGCGTGGTGCTCGTCTGGTACCTCATGGAGCGCTCCAAAGAAAAAGAGCGCAAACGCGAGCAGGAGGCCGCCGAACGCGATACAGCAACAGCGACTGCAGCAGACGAGGCCGAAACAGATCCGGTGACGACACTCCAGCAACGCTACGCCGCCGGCGACCTCACTGAGGCAGAGTTCGAACGTCAACTCGACCAGCTGATCGACGCCAACGAACGCGCCGAAAAGTCGGACGTCGAAACCTCCGAACTCTCGCTCGAGCGCTCGTAG
- a CDS encoding cupin domain-containing protein: MSLYSLADLDSIEPREIESIAPTLLPIGPALESEQLRPSVWHYERGEENTYHRQDQQEEFYLVLEGTVDVTVERDDERDVVTLTRHECMVVPPESWRQIEAVEESRVLVVGAPNVADDAVLKDASEQRS, translated from the coding sequence ATGTCGCTGTACTCGCTGGCCGACCTCGACTCGATCGAGCCGCGAGAGATCGAAAGCATCGCGCCGACACTGCTCCCGATCGGACCCGCACTCGAGTCCGAACAGTTGCGTCCGAGCGTCTGGCACTACGAGCGCGGCGAGGAGAACACGTACCACCGCCAGGACCAACAGGAGGAGTTCTACCTCGTTCTCGAGGGCACCGTCGACGTGACCGTCGAGCGCGACGACGAACGCGACGTCGTCACGCTCACGAGACACGAGTGTATGGTCGTACCACCGGAATCCTGGCGACAGATCGAGGCGGTCGAGGAGAGTCGCGTGCTCGTCGTCGGCGCGCCGAACGTCGCGGACGACGCCGTGCTGAAGGATGCGTCAGAGCAGCGGAGTTGA
- a CDS encoding MFS transporter, with the protein MSVTKRVQQFAHFDVLLVTAGIWFLAKFLRYVFPPLFGSFQETYAVSNAALGAAFTGFMLVYAAMQFPSGMLADRLGSVTVIIAGVTIAAVAAFALVVDSPFAILVVAMLVMGAGTGAHKTVAVRLLAHAYPARTGRALGILDTFGTFGGVVAPWAVVLAAGIPFALGASWRVIFLAAGVVGLALAVLFWVRVPQRVPTETEGDGTSGVEVNELRRYAALFRDWRFSAFALLTVLFAFTYNGLVAFAPLYLTDEAGLTAATASVLYSGLFLASLVQLVTGDLSDRVGRLPIITATLGLAALSLGAFVALTDVAGPVVLGIALIAAGIGSHGFRPVRGAYLMSAIPNDLAAGGLGVVRTLLMGAGAIAPAIIGAMSETVGFRPAFWLLTAAVFGATLLATILWVTDEDGA; encoded by the coding sequence ATGTCGGTCACGAAGCGGGTCCAGCAGTTCGCACACTTCGACGTGCTTCTGGTGACCGCCGGGATCTGGTTTCTGGCGAAGTTCCTTCGCTATGTCTTTCCACCTCTCTTTGGCTCGTTTCAGGAAACCTACGCGGTCTCGAACGCCGCCCTCGGCGCTGCGTTCACCGGCTTCATGCTCGTCTACGCCGCGATGCAGTTCCCCTCCGGCATGCTCGCCGACCGCCTCGGCTCGGTCACCGTTATCATAGCGGGCGTCACCATCGCCGCCGTCGCCGCGTTCGCACTCGTCGTCGACTCGCCCTTTGCGATACTCGTGGTTGCCATGCTCGTCATGGGCGCGGGGACCGGCGCGCACAAGACCGTCGCAGTCCGGCTGCTTGCTCACGCCTATCCTGCACGAACAGGGCGGGCACTCGGTATTCTCGACACCTTCGGGACCTTCGGCGGCGTCGTCGCCCCCTGGGCCGTCGTGCTCGCGGCGGGAATCCCGTTCGCACTCGGTGCGAGCTGGCGCGTGATCTTCCTCGCCGCCGGTGTCGTCGGCCTCGCACTCGCTGTCCTGTTCTGGGTTCGCGTGCCACAACGAGTCCCAACCGAGACGGAGGGCGACGGAACTAGCGGCGTCGAAGTAAACGAACTCCGCCGGTACGCCGCACTCTTTCGTGACTGGCGATTTTCGGCGTTCGCGCTTCTGACTGTCCTGTTCGCGTTCACCTACAACGGACTCGTCGCGTTCGCGCCGCTGTACCTCACCGACGAGGCTGGGCTCACGGCGGCGACCGCCAGCGTGCTCTACAGCGGACTCTTCCTCGCGAGTCTGGTTCAACTGGTCACCGGCGACCTGAGCGACCGGGTCGGTCGACTCCCCATCATCACCGCGACGCTCGGCCTCGCAGCCCTCTCGCTCGGTGCGTTCGTCGCGCTGACCGATGTCGCTGGCCCGGTCGTGCTCGGCATCGCCCTCATCGCGGCCGGCATCGGCTCCCACGGCTTCCGTCCCGTCAGGGGCGCATACCTCATGTCCGCGATCCCCAACGACCTGGCCGCCGGCGGGCTCGGCGTCGTTCGAACGCTCCTGATGGGTGCGGGGGCAATCGCACCCGCGATCATCGGCGCGATGTCCGAAACCGTCGGCTTCCGTCCCGCGTTCTGGCTGCTCACCGCCGCCGTGTTCGGTGCAACGCTCCTCGCAACCATCCTCTGGGTTACCGACGAAGACGGAGCGTGA
- a CDS encoding acyl-CoA thioesterase produces the protein MTDLMETLIENREMVQPNHANMLESAHGGNVMKWMDEVGAMSAMRFSGETCVTARVNQMNFERPISVGDTAYITAYVYDAGESSVRVRLVTEREDLRTREREKTTESYFVYVAIDENNDPTSVPELTVSTDEGDRLRKKALDGERD, from the coding sequence ATGACCGACCTTATGGAAACCCTTATCGAGAACCGAGAGATGGTCCAGCCGAACCACGCCAACATGCTCGAGTCCGCCCACGGTGGTAACGTCATGAAATGGATGGACGAGGTCGGCGCGATGTCGGCGATGCGCTTTTCTGGGGAGACCTGCGTCACGGCCCGCGTCAACCAGATGAACTTCGAACGCCCGATCTCTGTCGGCGATACGGCTTACATCACGGCCTACGTCTACGATGCTGGCGAATCCAGCGTCCGCGTTCGACTCGTCACCGAGCGCGAGGACCTCCGAACGCGCGAACGCGAGAAGACGACCGAATCCTACTTCGTCTACGTCGCAATCGACGAGAACAACGACCCGACGAGCGTTCCCGAACTCACCGTCAGCACCGACGAGGGTGACCGACTCCGGAAAAAGGCACTCGACGGCGAACGCGACTGA